Within Quadrisphaera sp. DSM 44207, the genomic segment GGCAGGGACGGGTCGTCCGCGCCGTGCGGTGCGGACTCGCGCCCGTCGGCGAGGGCGAGCAAGCGCGCCGCCAGCTCGGCGCCGCCGTCCGCGGTGCGCGCGACGAGCAGCACGGTGTCGTCCCCGGCGACGCACCCGAGCACCTCGGGCACGGCGGCGTGGTCGACGGCGGAGGCGAGGAACTGCGCCGCCCCGGGCGGGGTGCGCAGGACGACGAGGTTGGCGCAGGCCTCGGCGGTGACGAGGAGGTCCTCGCACAGGCGGCCGAGCCGGGCGTCGGCGACGCCGGCGCCGACGGCGGGGCGCGGCGTGCGGTCCCCGCCCTCGGCCGGGACGGCGTACACGAGGCCGTGCTCGGAGCGCACCTTGACCGCCCCGAGCTCGACGAGGTCGCGGGAGAGCGTGGCCTGGGTGACGGCGAGCCCGTCGGCGGCGAGCAGGTCGGCCAGCTCGGCCTGCGAGCGCACGGCGGTGCGCCCCAGCAGGTCGGTGATGCGGGCGTGGCGGGCGGCGCGGGTGGCGGGGATGCTCACCGGCCGCTCGCCGGCGGGCCGCTGCTCCAGGGCCGGGCCTGCCCGCTGCGCTCGAGCAGCCAGACGAGCAGCGCCTTCTGCGCGTGCAGGCGGTTCTCCGCCTCGTCCCACACCCAGGAGGCGGGCCCGTCGACGAGCTCGGCGGCGACCTCCCTGCCGCGGTAGGCGGGCAGGCAGTGCAGGACGCCGGCGCCGGGCGCCGCGGCGGCCAGCAGCTGCGGGGTGAGCGCGAACGGCACGAAGGGCGCGGAGCGCTCGGCCGCCTCCGCCTCCTGGCCCATCGACACCCACGTGTCGGTGGCCACGACGTGCGCGCCCGCCACGGCGCGCTCGGCGTCGTCGACGACGGTGACCGAGCCGCCGGTGGCGGCGGCGAGCGCCCGCGCGGCGTCGAGGACCCCGGGGTGCGGCTGGTGCCCGGCCGGGGTGCCGATGCGCACGTGCAGGCCGGCCACGGCGCCGCCGAGGGCGTAGGAGTTCGCCATGTTGTTCGCCCCGTCGCCGAGGTAGGCGAGCACCGTGCCGGGCAGGGCGCCCACGCCGCCGCGGCGCTCGGCGACGGTGAGCAGGTCGGCGAGGACCTGGCAGGGGTGCAGCAGGTCGGTGAGGGCGTTGACGACGGGCACGCGCGAGTGCGCGGCCATCTCCTCCAGGCCCGCCTGGGCGAAGGTGCGCCAGACGA encodes:
- a CDS encoding arginine repressor, which encodes MSIPATRAARHARITDLLGRTAVRSQAELADLLAADGLAVTQATLSRDLVELGAVKVRSEHGLVYAVPAEGGDRTPRPAVGAGVADARLGRLCEDLLVTAEACANLVVLRTPPGAAQFLASAVDHAAVPEVLGCVAGDDTVLLVARTADGGAELAARLLALADGRESAPHGADDPSLPPEGASP
- the argF gene encoding ornithine carbamoyltransferase is translated as MSVRHFLRDDDLSTAEQAQVLALALELKAQRAQGHLTARPLEGPRCVAVIFDKPSTRTRVSFSAGVAELGGLPLVLDAATSQLGRGEPVADTARVLERQVAAIVWRTFAQAGLEEMAAHSRVPVVNALTDLLHPCQVLADLLTVAERRGGVGALPGTVLAYLGDGANNMANSYALGGAVAGLHVRIGTPAGHQPHPGVLDAARALAAATGGSVTVVDDAERAVAGAHVVATDTWVSMGQEAEAAERSAPFVPFALTPQLLAAAAPGAGVLHCLPAYRGREVAAELVDGPASWVWDEAENRLHAQKALLVWLLERSGQARPWSSGPPASGR